From Astatotilapia calliptera chromosome 19, fAstCal1.2, whole genome shotgun sequence, a single genomic window includes:
- the msl2a gene encoding E3 ubiquitin-protein ligase MSL2a: MNPVNATALYVSASRAVLQCDPRQPHSFAEMYKLLPFFRKSLACLVCGKLLQDPISQTHPECQHYVCLGCKGQKMQIRPSCSRCKDHSSFQENKQLSLLVQCYRKLCFYVIHSPLLLCVSNHVGGSPEVMALLEEVLLSHKDEMEDPSLVHEDVNPSAPESLTPTEAPPAPAELSAVPQSSSSDPPCFNGPQECNGDVLEDVDPSSPELEVCELVEEQAQAGLSVSNTGCGGLELSLTTGRLAPTPGTVCSLRDGDSSSREVEEGEVLLLSVEEVLQTLDPLQPGRDSLHTQPVRTHTHTHTAMDRAHTQMYIQLDAAHNYTQIQTGRTNTVAGHGAHTHTSSFDPPSASKPPPVRLNRKRSHSESDREKVKPLPIASILQGSSSNSHTPNPSHTLHTHPPTPSLTVPAHTYSSLPNGAPPKPSRPAPNHNKGARKHPEPSPKKPHVKARTGGASKTKERSKDQRLMAGCLVPPAPARPPYKKPVEKKGCKCGRATQNPSVLTCRGQRCPCYSNRKACLDCICRGCQNSYMANGEKKLEAFAVPEKALEQTRLTLGINLTSITAAAALRNPATTSIRANTLLNVATATGTPVSTAFLSPSPPQEPNYEESLELLIG, encoded by the exons GTAAACTGCTTCAGGATCCGATTTCTCAGACACATCCAGAGTGTCAGCATTATGTCTGCTTGGGCTGTAAAGGCCAGAAAATGCAGATAAGGCCATCATGCAGCCGTTGTAAGGACCACTCCTCCTTCCAGGAGAACAAACAGCTCTCTTTACTGGTGCAATGTTACAGGAAGCTCTGCTTCTATGTAATTCATTCACCGTTGCTGTTGTGTGTCAGCAACCATGTAGGAGGGTCTCCAGAGGTAATGGCTTTGCTAGAAGAGGTGCTATTGTCGCACAAAGACGAGATGGAAGACCCAAGTCTAGTGCACGAAGATGTGAATCCCTCAGCTCCTGAGTCCCTTACGCCCACAGAGGCACCACCTGCTCCTGCAGAGCTCTCAGCTGTACCTCAGAGCTCTTCCTCTGATCCTCCCTGTTTCAACGGACCACAGGAATGCAATGGAGACGTGCTGGAGGATGTAGATCCCTCTTCTCCTGAGCTGGAGGTATGCGAGCTGGTAGAGGAGCAGGCACAGGCAGGCCTGTCTGTATCCAATACCGGTTGTGGAGGACTGGAACTGAGTCTGACCACTGGACGTTTAGCCCCAACACCAGGCACTGTGTGCTCACTCAGGGATGGGGATTCAAGTAGCAGGGAAgtggaggagggggaggtgTTGCTCCTCAGTGTGGAAGAGGTGTTACAGACATTGGATCCCCTTCAACCTGGTCGAGACTCTCTTCATACACAGCCGGTtaggacacatactcacacacacacagctatggACAGAGCACACACTCAGATGTACATACAGCTGGATGCAGCTCACAACTACACACAGATTCAAACAGGCAGGACTAATACAGTGGCAGGCCATggtgctcacacacatacatcttCCTTTGACCCTCCTTCAGCCTCCAAGCCCCCACCAGTCCGCCTTAACCGCAAACGATCTCATTCAGAGAGTGACAGGGAAAAAGTGAAACCTCTCCCGATTGCTTCTATCCTGCAGGGCTCTTCCTCAAACTCACACACTCCTAATCCCTCTCACACATTGCACACACATCCACCCACGCCTTCCCTAACAGTACCAGCACACACATACTCATCGCTTCCCAACGGAGCACCTCCTAAGCCCAGTCGACCTGCGCCGAACCACAATAAAGGTGCCAGGAAACATCCGGAGCCAAGCCCTAAGAAGCCACATGTCAAGGCTCGCACTGGTGGCGCTTCCAAGACAAAGGAAAGAAGCAAAGACCAGCGGTTGATGGCAGGCTGCCTGGTACCTCCAGCACCTGCGAGGCCTCCATATAAGAAGCCAGTGGAGAAGAAGGGCTGTAAATGTGGAAGAGCCACTCAGAATCCGTCTGTGTTGACCTGCAGGGGACAGCGTTGTCCCTGTTATTCAAACCGCAAG GCATGCTTGGACTGCATCTGTCGAGGTTGCCAGAACTCCTACATGGCCAATGGTGAGAAAAAGCTCGAGGCCTTTGCAGTGCCAGAGAAGGCCTTAGAACAGACGCGGCTTACGCTTGGTATCAACCTCACCAGCATCACAGCAGCCGCCGCCCTCCGCAACCCGGCAACCACCAGCATCCGCGCAAACACCCTCCTCAATGTTGCCACCGCAACAGGGACCCCCGTTTCGACAGCTTTCCTGTCCCCCAGCCCCCCACAAGAGCCCAACTATGAGGAGAGCCTCGAGTTGCTGATCGGCTGA